The following is a genomic window from Alphaproteobacteria bacterium.
CAGAAGATGTCGCAATTCCAGATATTGCCAAGCTAGTTGGTACTCCATTTTATTTATATTCGGCAAGCACATTTATTAGACATTATAAAGTTATGTCAGACGCCTTAAAGTTAAATAAAAAGCTAATTTGTTTTGCGGTAAAAGCTAACAGTAATATATCGATATTAAAACTTTTGGCAGAGCAAGGTGCTGGTGCCGATGTAGTTTCACAAGGAGAAATTTTTAGGGCTTTAAAAGCTGGAGTGCAAAGTAGTAAAATAGTTTTTTCAGGTGTGGGCAAAACCTCGACAGAAATAGCTTATGCTTTAGAGAAGGGTATTTTTCAGTTTAATGCAGAATCATGCGAAGAAATAGAGCAAATAAATCAAATAGCACAAGAAATGAACATGATAGCTCCAGTTGCTATTAGAGTGAATCCTAATGTTGGAGCTGGTGGTAATGAAAAAATCTCTACAGGCAAGAAGGGGGATAAATTTGGTATAGATTTAGATATGGCAGAAGAAGCGGTGAAGTTAGCATCTAAGGCCAAGCATGTTAACTTTAAGGGGTTATCTGTACATATTGGCTCACAAATTAACAATTTATCTGCTTTTGCCGCAGCTTTCAGAAAATTATTTGAATTTATACAAAAGCTAGAAGAAGCAAATTATGCATTAACTACT
Proteins encoded in this region:
- the lysA gene encoding diaminopimelate decarboxylase — its product is MDYFNYKENILHAEDVAIPDIAKLVGTPFYLYSASTFIRHYKVMSDALKLNKKLICFAVKANSNISILKLLAEQGAGADVVSQGEIFRALKAGVQSSKIVFSGVGKTSTEIAYALEKGIFQFNAESCEEIEQINQIAQEMNMIAPVAIRVNPNVGAGGNEKISTGKKGDKFGIDLDMAEEAVKLASKAKHVNFKGLSVHIGSQINNLSAFAAAFRKLFEFIQKLEEANYALTTIDLGGGVGVPYGDNETIEPVKYGELINQLVEEFKLEDKKFIFEPGRMIAANAGILIGSVNFIKKTKAKEFAIIDVGMNDLMRTALYDAKHQFVPVIKHSKGQKLYDFVGPVCETTDVFHKDLQFQLLESEDLIAIRSAGAYGAVMANEYNTRPLIPEVLVTGSDYNVIRRRPDYNEMISLEL